The Aspergillus oryzae RIB40 DNA, chromosome 5 genome segment GCAGCTTCAAACTACACAGCCGATGTTCACATCCGACGGTCAGGGCTCTTTTACCTCATCCGCTCAGCTCAATCTACCCGAGGACTTTCTTGCACAGTCGTCAGCACTGGCCATGGAGTTTAGTAACTTCCAAGGGGATCCATTCATCTTTGAGAACAATTCTTTTACATGGGACGTGTAATGTATGATATGGTCTCGTGATGTCCATAAGCATAATACGAGCCGTCGCTTCTATATTTCCCACAGTCGTTTGTATGTAGATCCATCGACTTCATGGCAGAGGGCTGGCCAGTTAGAGTCTTCTCTGTCAATATCGCGTTATGTAGTTTTGCTCTTCTCGCTACCCAGTGTTCATGTGGAACACGTAAGCTCGCAGTATCAATCACATAGACTAAGCCTCGCCCATTTGCCGGGCTAGACATGGAATGTGGCTATGCTGCATGCTATCGGATCCGGACCTCGGATCCGAATCCAAACAGACCTCTGGACAGCATCACCGGCGGTTCGTGCGATGTCGATAGAGTTTCTGAGAGAATATAAAACACGCTTTCTGCATTCGAAGTCTACCCCGCTGCATGCATTACCGACATCACGGAAACAATCCACCTAACGAATCCTTGCCTTGCGACTACCATGTCGACCCCAGAGAACGTTGCCATCATCGGCGCAGGCCTTTCTGGTCTGACTCTCGCTCTTGCTCTCCATCGACAGTCCATCCCATGTACAATCTACGAGGCACGATCAGCCCCGTTAGACATCGGCGGTGCTATCATGCTCTCTCCCAATGCACTCCGCATCCTGGATATCCTCGGAGTATACCAGCGCATTCGACCGGAGGGATATGAGTTCGATCATTTGTACTTTCGCTCTCCCGACAACAAGTTAAAAGATACCTTTGAGTTCGGACACCTGAAATATGGCTATCATGGTTTGCGGATCTATCGACATGTTCTCATTAAGGAACTCTCGGACATGGTGGCCCAAGCCAACATCCCCGTTCACTACAACAAGAAATTCCTACATGTCATTTCGGAGACATCGTCAGACGTCACTTGGCAGTTTGACGATGACACCACAGCGACAGCAGCCTGTCTAGTGGGAGCGGATGGAATCCATTCTCGGGTCAGGAAATATCTCTATCCAGACCTAGAACCACGGTTTACAAACGCAGTTGGAGTGACCGCTGCAGTTCCTACTCGTCAGCTAGAGGTCCCTGATGAGTATGGGTTGCCCGTCACCATCATGAACCCGAAGCACGGTGCTTTTGTGATCGCACCCCAGCTCAAGGATGGATCCGAGGTTTTAATCGGGAGACAGAAACATGGCCCGCAATTAGGACGAGAAGGCTGGGACCGACTCCTGAATGATAAACAATGGTGTATTGACTTTCTCCGTGACGGAGCCAGTGACTTTCCAGAGATTGTACAACGAGCGGTATCTCAGATCTCTCCGGCCAAGATCAACCTCTGGCCTTTTCATGTTGTCCCGAAGCTGGACCGATGGAGCTCTCATCTCTGCCGAGTAGTTATCTTGGGTGATGCCGCACACGCGATTCCGCCTACTGCGGGACAGGGGGTTAATCAGGCTTTTGAAGATGTCTATACGTACTCGTTGATTGTGGCTAGGAAGAGCCAGGATATTTCGCTGGAGAAGGCCCTAAGGCTGTGGCAGCAGGGACGGCAAGCACGAGTCGACAAGGTGTTGGAGCTTAATGCGCAAATCGACAAGCGTCGTATGCCAAAACAAGATGGATATAATGAACCGGATGTGCATGAAGCGTTTGACTTGGAATGGTTATATAGTCCCGATTTTGATGCAATGGTGGACGAATGGCAGCAAATGCACGAGGACCTTGCCTGATCAAGTTAGCGAGATATCCCAAAACTGTTCTCTATTGCTTCTGGTTTCCATAGAAAGATTTGAAAATCAAGATAATAATACGATGAAAACAGGGATCTCTTACGGTTCAGCCAGCCAAGAATTACCTTGAAGATTACCTATTTGGGGAAAAGCACCCATGTAAGACGGACGTTTCCCGGTGCCCTTTTCCTAAGGGTCCAAGACATAGGCCAGTTTAAAATCAGTCAGCTCGTGTATGCAGATTATGAGACCTGTTTCTGTTGTACATGAGGAGTTGAATATGAACTCTCCTCCGATCCCCAGGAGATCCTGATAACAGAATCCCATTGTACGTCAGCTACCGCTCAGGGAGAATACCTCACGGGCGAGTTTAGAACTATTTTGCTAGGAGATATGTTTTTGTAGATGATGTCATGTTAGGTCCAAGCACTTCGAGTAGCATCCTCTATTCGTGACAATCGTGTAACATGCATTCGGACTCTTCGTGACGAGGATGGTCGGGCAATAAACCTGGGCAATCATCGAAGCGCCAGAAtggggggaggagaggtatTTTTGGGATAGGAAAGACAGGTTACGGCTTTGCATTTGAGTACGAAGAATGCCTAAACCAGACGAACGATCGTGGATAGTAGCTTAGAACTATCTTGGGTACATTAGGTTGCTCCGAAAGCTTTCCCCGGTTTCCGGTAAGAAACTGCATCACAGTAAAAAAGCTAAGATATCATAGATACCTTTAGAAAACCCAACGTTTTCTTCTAGTACATTGACCATCATCTTTGCTTCATGCAGCAATGAGGCCAGTCTGTCCTGGCAATAGGCAAAAGATCCTGTGGACCGAATATATTCCACAGCGTATTTCTTCACCGACTCCTCCTCGCTCCTCTGtcggaggatattgagcaGTTGTTGATTACCCAGGTTACTGTTGATGCTGTGTATAATCAGGAAGGAAAATTTGCCTTCCGTGAGGTCTTCACAAAACCCTTTATTCTTGCTGTACAGGTCACTTTGGAGATTCTGGTAGTCGTCACGGATCTGAAAAATGATACCCAAGAGATCGACAAGCCCGAGGAAATCGCTGTCACAGTCAGCAACTCTTGTAGTGCACAGAAAGGGTAGAGAGAGTCCTACCTTGTTACCTCACTTTCCAACTGCATTAACTTGATTGCCAACCGGAAGAGACCGCCCGTTTTGTTCGAGATCATTTCGATgtactcttcttctgtgggGCAGGTCAGAGAGTCTCGCCAGTACAGATCCATGCCTTGTCCCCGATGTAAACGAAGTAGTTCTTCAGTAAAGATTTCGTACGCCTTGGGGCGATTGAGCTCTCTGAGCTTCTCCTGGGCAGCGAAGTAGGCGTAGTTTGCGGAGTTAATAGTTTGCGCGACACCGAATATCGAATGAGCCACTGGTATCCCTCGTCGCAGTTTAGACGAATCTTGAATGTCATCGATCCTGCAAGTAATCACATACGGCAGGTTGAGTTAGCACGAGTGCAACTGACAAGTCATCAtgattcttcttttttcaagagaaaggggaaaggggaaagggggCCGTGTACAAGAGAGACGCTGTGTGTAGTAAACCAACAATCTCCGCGATGATGTTCAGCCTGTCCTCTGGAATCCTTAACCATTCGTTGAAAGCTTGCATGAGCTTGCGACGAATATCCTTCCCGGGACATTTCAATAGATAGTCCACAGGCCCCCGAATAATCTGCATACGTTCGTCAGTGTGCCACATTCTGAGTAGCCATCGAGGGTATCTGCACCTTCTCTTTGTCGACTGGCGTAGACGCGGATCCCTGGGGGGATGAACTTCTGGTATCTATGGGCTCGGTCGACAATGAACTTGAAGTGGGATAGCTTGCATCCAGGTTTgaagagagcgaggatgCAACAAGCTTCCAGCGATCGGGCACACCTGAAATCATTGCACTCGATTCAGGGTTTTGCAAGGTGGATATCGTAGCAAATAATATGAATCCTGGAAAATGCAAGATTCAGGTAAGTAGGGTTACAGAAATGAGGTAGGTACAAGATCTTTGAGTGAAGGACGATAGAATCTTATATGTAAGGGCCATGTAGGGTAGGGTAAGGGGAAAGTGCAGGGCAAGATTACACGATTACCCCCGTTGCCAGGAGGCTACGATTCGCTTTACAACTGGATCAGATATGGGGAACCTTACAGTCTATCTCCGGTCTGCATATCTTTGGCCTAAGAGTCATTCAGGTGGACTGTGGTAGATGGGATCTCCTGGTTCGATCGTCAGCTGTATCGAGCAGGTGACAGGATACTTGACACCGGTGGCTTCAGCTAATAGCTCGGCGTATGCGGGCACGGTCAGCCTCCATTCATGTTCTACTAGGTCTCCCCTTGCGTATTGTTCACCAGTCTTGAACTCAAACAGCCTTTCTGCGCGTCCTCTAATCGACAATGGAATGGCTGCTGGCTTCTACGCGGAATTAATAGAGCCTGTCTAAGCTGTGGAAGGCAATTAAATGCAATTCACTAATTACGGGCTTCTCATTGATAGACTAGAGAACAAAACACTTATCTCCACTATTTGCGTAATCTTGACTTAATGGCTCGTAGCAATGATTATCCCCATTCATTTCTCGTTCTTCATGTCCATCTTTTCATTCCGTCCCCAGAGTGCGAGCCAGTCCTGAACAGAAACTGCtgatttcttcatttctgTGAGACATATATTTCGAACTTGATCGCTCTGAATAACTCGCAGAGCTTGTCGGATATTATGTGGCGACCGAAACACCAATGCTCGCACCACATATTGTCCCTTTGGGACATTCAAAGCGACAACAATTGGGTAAGAAAGCTCGCCATTGCGTAGGTCTTCGGCAATGGCTCCTTTGGCTTTTGCGTAGTCAGAGGAGTACACATTCTTGCAGTCATTTTGCAATTGGGAATACCATCTAGAGAGGCGATGAGTTAATACCATACTATCAGAGGACCGACTCTCTTGCTTGACTCACGCTACTGTACTTAAAGTATCATCGTAAGATTGATTCTCTAGTACAAGCTGGCCCACTAGGCGGAAGAGGGCACCTGTCTTCAAATATGCCATTTGGCGATATGCCGCTACTCGCTCCTCTGGTTGGACGGGAAAGGCAGAAAGGCCGTCCCGCCGCCAAACAAGCGAGAGGTCTTGTCCCTCTAGTATCTCTTCGAGACATTGGAGCAGCCAAGGTGCAAGCTCTGGGAACTCGTGCACCGTGCGATTGAGTAGCTGGGTTACCCGATAGTATGCTCGGTTTGCTGTCTCCGAGGGACCATAGATGTGATGGGCAGCGGGGCGTCCTTTCCGATAGTCACTGCCGTCACTTATCTACGAGACAATATTAGTGAGGAAAAGAGCCGTGCATGGAGATATCTCAcatacatcatcaacaagcATCAGACAAAGATGTATTCCGTCCATGATCTCTAGGATCATGTGGTACTTTGCCGGCCGCTCTGTCTTGAGGCTAGGGGAGAGCTTGTCAACGAATGGTGCCCAGTGGTGCGTTCCGTATATCTGTCGGATGTAACTGTAAGGGCATTCTAGTGATGTTATCTTAGAGGGATTCTTTTTGCCAACCAATAACCTCTTTGCAGAAGGCAACAGAGGCGGCAACCTGTCCCACGCCAGGGCCGTGACCGGAATAACCAGCACGGCCAGTATAGCATAGGTTGTAGGCCGAGAGAGGAAGTCATGAAAGAAGCCCATGATGGCAACGATGTCAATGATTGTAGTAGAATCACTGTGCATGAAAGGCAAAGAGTAAGGACATTCCAGTTCTCCTTGTCTTGCTTTCCAGCGCGGTGGGTTCGCTGAATATACGGCGGTATGTTGGATAGATGTAACACCAATGTCGGCCAGGTTTGCACCTTGCATATATCTCACTGAATTGCCAACACGAACGTCCAGTTGTTATACTGGCCATTGCCGGGCACATTGTTGTTACTGGCACTAAGATTCAGGCACCGACTGAGTTTACAACGAAACCCTGTGTAGGAATGAGGTGAGATTCGATAACCAGATCAACCAGGTTCAGCTCGCAACATGGCTCCGGCCATTCGGGTCACACATCAGCACATCTCATCCTCCGTGATCATCGAGTTATTTCAAATTCCAAAGGTAATACGCTGCGGACGAACTAGGGATCCTTCGATTGCCGTAGACCCTTAACATACTCACCATGATTACTTGGCACCATCCATGATTTATTAAAGTTTATAGCGAGCCCTCCACCACAAGAAAGCTATAACAATGGACATGCATTTCTGCGTCATTTCAGGCAGTATCATGGACGTATGTGATAACACTTGAAGCAACATCGAAGTACCACGAGGTAGCATAGACATCCAATGGCTTAGCTCTGGGTATGGGAGCCGGATGGGCCACCAGCTACATCGAATTGATCTGCAATTTTCCGAGACACCGAGAATGGGATGGCGGAAATGCCACCGTGCACCAGTATTACAGGGGCATCCTACACGGTCTCAATCACATACACAGAAGTATGAGTTTGAGTGGACTGGTCATGGACCTGATTGTGATGTACTTGGCAATCTATTTTTCCTTGAGTGAGTGGGCACATACTCCTCTCTGGTAATGCCAAACTTCCTTATTGTTTTCGTACTCGGAGTTATCTGATGCCTTTTTGGGAATCTTGCCTTCGGAGTAGAGGACCATCTAGGAGTGGCGTTATCGTGGGCAACTTCTCCCAGCGGTATCTTGGGTCGCATGGCTCGTCACAAGGAGAAGCCCCCGTGGGGGCTCGTAAATGCTTTGGTATATCTAGCCTCCATTATCTCGGGCGTTGTGCCCACGCCTTACCAATGTTAGTTCAGCTTTTCTGGTGCTCAGGCCTGGCTGAACAATGGGATTGGCTGGATTCGTCACCCGTACTGATGATGGGCGCTCGCGTGGCGAGCAATCCCACTAGTTGTCTATTGAATTAtccttttttcccctctactgccttttctttttctccctgaaTAGGCCCTTAGTGCTTTCCATTATGACGGAAGACCGAGGAGGCCAACAGTGTGAACAATAGGCGTAACATCGGTCACCTGCTTACTGTGGGATTTTGGACAGATTTAAAAGTGGTCGAACCCATGTCCCAATCAAAATATCCAAAACATCGTGTCATTCTGTGGCGGGGGACCTTAACGGTTGATAGGATGCCCGATATCTTGTGTAGTACATGCATTGTCATTTGGACCAGGGCTGCCTCACCTTCAATCGTTGgacatgtatgtatatgatCCTTGTTTACTACGTTTACTTTAATTGGCTTCATCAGACAAAGTAGTTTCAATAACCTGCTCGGTCTCGGAAGATCCAGGagagtttctttttcgtAACGCCGGACTCGCATTCCAGCTTCGCTCTGCACGCATCGGGCCGGTAGATATTGCATAAAGCGTAGTCGTATTCGAATGTGAGTTTTACGTGATCGTCCAATGCGCCAATACACAGTCTGATTTATATCTTATTTTCATGGTGACCCCTTCAATAGATGGTGAGAGGAAATCATAAAGTCCAATGACAGGGTGTCTGTGGATTCGATCCAGTGACCCCGTGCCGATGTGATTCTCCGGTGGGCCCGTTTGCAATAGCTATTTCTGGATGCATGTAAGAGCATATTCCTTGTTTGAGGACCGTGAGAGCTGAGATGTGCCAGAGTAAGCGATATGGCTGCCATTTTACTACCGTCCCACCAATAGATTCATGGGAATGATGATTTGAGCTTTGCAACATATCTCGGATACTTGGAATCATCATGTCACGTTTTATTACGGGCATACCTGATATAGACTATGAAATACAGGTAGCCCCTAGGGGTCGGCTTGGTTAGCTCCTTGTCTGCTGTTAACCTTCTCATTGTTCGCCGTCCCACGAAGCTTGGGTCTAGAGTGTTCTGTATTTTCTGGCCTCGAAAAAAGTTGATTTCTGTGCCAATACCTCCTATACACCGTCCAACATGTGTGATAAAGATCGCTTCAAAGTGATTATTGTTGGGGGATCTGTCGCTGGTCTCACCCTGGCGCACTGTCTCCAACGGGCAGGAATAGACCATGTTGTCCTCGAGAAAAATTCAGATCTCTCTCCACAGGTGGGGGCATCAATTGGCATTATCCCCAATGGGGGACGTATTCTAGATCAGTTGGGTCtctttgatgctgtggaGAAGATGACCTACCCTCTCAGCATGGCTACTATCACATACCCTGACGGATATTCTTTCCGTAACAATTATCCAAAAACTGTCGATGAAAGGTCAGTGATACAGAGGGTACTTGGTCAAGAGATAAACTCAGGCAGTAAAGCTAGCTAACGAAATAGCTCCGGTGGATATCAGATTCGGGTATCCCATTGCATTCCTAGATCGACAGAAATTCCTCGAGATTCTGCACACATCGTACCCTGACCCGTCAAATATCCATACAAATTGCCGGGTGACGCATATCCGACGGCATGACAGCCATATGGAAGTTGTTACAAGCCCCGGGCAGGAGTATACTGGCGACCTAGTGGTTGGTGCTGATGGTGTCCATAGCGTTATCCGCTCTGAGATGTGGAAATTGGCGGATGCGCTGGAGCCTGGACGGGTGTCGAAGCGGGAAAAGAGAAGTAAGCCCTGCGCTGTATGCCGTGATGGTTTCCTCGAAGCCAGCCACTGACTGATCTGCTCAATTCAAGGCATGAAGGTCGAATACGCCTGTGTTTTCGGTATCTCATCACCCGTTCCAGGCTTAAAGGTCGGAGACCAAGTAAACGCATTTCATGACGGCCTGACTATTATCACCATCCATGGAAAAAATGGACGGGTGTTCTGGTTCGTGATCAAGAAGTTGGACGACATGCACACATACCCGGACACGGTGAGATTTTCTAGCGCTGATGCAGTACGTACTTGTGAGAATATCGCGCACTTCCCACTAGTGAACGGGGCCACTTTCGGCCACGTCTGGGAGAACAGGGAGGTTACGTCTATGACAGCATTAGAGGAGAATATCTTTAACACCTGGTATGCGGACCGCATTGTTTGTATTGGGGACAGTATTCACAAGGTAGGATTAATAACCTTGGCTACAATTGGAGAGCTCGCATTAACACTGTATCAGATGACGCCAAACATCGGACAAGGAGCGAATACTGCCATCGAAGACGCCACAGTCTTAACCAATCTGTTGTATGATAGGCTCTCGAAGAATGGACACAAGAAACTCGCACAGCAAGagctgctgcagcttcttcgggAATTCCAGTCCCAGCGCTTCCGCCGTGTCAACAAGATCTACCAAGATTCTCGGTTCCTAGTTCGGCTCCACGCACGAGACGGAATCGTTAAATCTCTCCTTGCACGATACATTGTCCCCTATATGACAGAACTCCCGGCAGATCTGGCCTCAAAGTCCATTGCTGATAGTCCCACCATCGGCTTTCTCCCACTCCCTTCGCGCAGTGGACCTGGATGGCTGCAGTGGAGtcggaagcaaagaagaccTGCTACCCCGTGGATACTGGTACTTCTTGTCATCGTGGTTAGCTTTGGTCTGCATTCACCCGAGCTTGTTATTCCAACGTTCTGGAGTAATTCACTGGTTTCTAAAACGGTTGAGTAATGCTAGTTAGAGCTCCGTGGGCTCACCAGTACAATTACGAACAGACCCTCTCCAGAACATAGAGACTTGGTGGCTTCATCCATAGAGACTTCGACGTTCCACTATGACGAGACAATACACTGCATCGTTTCCGTTGTGTTACATATGTAGTCTATGCGACTAACCTCTCCTATTTCAAGTTAGATATTTGAAGTGAAATAAGATATCCTTGCTGAGAAACGGCACATACGATGTGACTTTGTATTACTCTACTTCATTACTTAGGTATTGTAAAGAGATGTCCTCactgtatatacatacgATTTGTGGCAATATTACTCATACCACTATGAGCCAGGCATATAGCCCGGCACGCTCATTGAATCAGAGCCGGCGATGGGGGCAGACGGTGGCTTGTTGTATGTGGATTCGACGCAACGCCGGTAGTTATGTCGTTGTCGACGGACACAGGCAGGCATCCCTAGGACTCTCCTCTATATTACAATGTGTAAACCTGATCTATTATTCCCGAGCGCCTTCGTCGTCCGGACGCATAAGCGCCATCACTGTCTGCTTTTCTATGTTTGTTCATTATTATTCATATCTAATGGTTTCATAGCATTTGCATGCCGATCTCAAACAGGGTTTTCAGTGCTCGTGATGTGGAAATCACGCCGCACATTAATCTGATACTGGTAGTCTGAATCCTTTGGTAGGATCAACTCGTGATCTGATAGTTCATCTTCAGTTCCAACACTCGACGACGTCATCCCCGGTCCAGTCTCGATGGGTGTACTCGCACGCACATTTCCTTTTAGCCTATTctgtcgctcttcttctgtggtcATGAGAGACGAGAGCGGTACGGCGTTGCTCCGGTGGAACGCCGAGTTGGGCCACGTACGCGACCCAGGAGCCGAGGGGGTGTTTTTGTTATATGATCGACCGGTTCCAGGACGGATCATTCGTAGTAGAGGGCGGAGGGTCGCCAGGCTACCGGCAAAGATTCCCAGGCCGGTCTCAATGTTGGACCACACTGCGATACCGACGGTGGCGTCTGCAGAATATATGTCAGTATGTGTTCTTATCAAAGTGCTCCAGTCATGCGACAAGGCACGATAAGAGAGATTGAAGGAAGTCTCACATAGAAAGTCTGGGTTCCGGAGTGTCTCGACGTATGCCATCCGGACAAGAACTGCGACTGAGGCACTGAAGTATGCGTGTTAGAAGATTATACTGGTGGACTGTGGGGGAAATTGTCTTGACATACATGCAGGCCATGCCTAGAAGGCCAGCGACGGCAAACTTTACATCACGACGCATCTGGAGATTGCGGACGACAAACACGGGCAGAACTCCAACAGTCAGGTCAAAGATAAAGGACACCGCGCTGAAGATATAAAGAGCCACGATGACCACAGTCATGTTGATGCAGGACCCAGAAACTGGGTTTTCGGTGGATAATCGCATCCAGAAAAACTCGACCGGTTTACACTgggcgagaaggaggatCAAAAACATTAACCCAAACACCGCCGCCAAAGTGGTGACCGCATATATCACAATGCGTTGAATTTTGTCAACGGTAACACGCAGGAGGAATATGCCGACAGAGATCTTGCACAGTATGGACGAGAGGCAGTAGGCAACATCGCACAAGAACCAGTACTAAGTATTGTGTCAGTACCATAAGATACCTCTCAGCCCATCAAAAGAAGCTTACCTCCATGGCGGTTGTTCTCTGATGATTCGTAAGTTCAGTAAGGTGCCTTCCGGTCCCGTATATGCTTCCTCCAATCATGCACCCGGAAAACATGCCAAAAAATCCCTGTTCCAGACAGAAAAAGGTCAGAAAGACATTTTGAAACACCTATTCAACTACGGGGGCAGAGACGCACCAACGCCAATAACATGGTGACATCATCCCAGCCGAACGCCTTCACAATCACCAGGCGTACATAGCATCGGAGGGCCGTAGCCACTGTAGCTAATGCAAGGAAGACTGCCGCAACTACTCGGACCTCCAGGCTTCGATCTTCGGCCATCGTGCATTCAACGGACGGTTGCTACGCACAGTTGATTCAATATCTGGAGTGCCACACAGGAGAACAACTGCCAAAGACTTAGGGCTTCATGAAGTCATATTCCCTGGTGGTTTCATCAGCACAGGTGTTGCCTGAGAAGAGAACTGAAAGGGGAGTTGGGGTTGTCTTAAAAACAGACTGGGTTGCTAAAAAAGATTCTTATCCAACGTCTACGTCTTTGGGGGCAAGACCCACGATTGGAAGGTCTCGCATGGTTCGATCCACCTCAACACCTTCGAGGCCATGTGGCAAGTGGAGACCGTGGCTCAAAAATGAGAAGCTGATTGAATCAATTATGGGACCCGGCTTTTCGCTACCGTGGGCCGTTTGAATCAAACATAGTTTCTGGAAACTTGGGCCTAGGCTTTGGGGAGGCACTCACGGCAATGCCGAAGGCTAATACCGACATCCTTTCGGCTCGTGACTTTGCAACTTCCTCAACCTTCCACCTCTTAAGTTCTTGCCAAGTTGCCAGCAATGCCTCTCCTTTCATCCTGACTCACGGATCCCATACTCTTCTTAAAAAGACCAGGGTGGATGAAGCAAGTGGTTTCTGTGAGCCCCTCTCGGAAGCGGCGAGCTCGGACGCCTCACGAGTCATTCCAGAGCTGAGCCATCCATCATACAATCCTATTCGCTGGGTTTGTGCTGGTGC includes the following:
- a CDS encoding FPP/GGPP synthase family protein (geranylgeranyl pyrophosphate synthase/Polyprenyl synthetase), which translates into the protein MWHTDERMQIIRGPVDYLLKCPGKDIRRKLMQAFNEWLRIPEDRLNIIAEIVGLLHTASLLIDDIQDSSKLRRGIPVAHSIFGVAQTINSANYAYFAAQEKLRELNRPKAYEIFTEELLRLHRGQGMDLYWRDSLTCPTEEEYIEMISNKTGGLFRLAIKLMQLESEVTSDFLGLVDLLGIIFQIRDDYQNLQSDLYSKNKGFCEDLTEGKFSFLIIHSINSNLGNQQLLNILRQRSEEESVKKYAVEYIRSTGSFAYCQDRLASLLHEAKMMVNVLEENVGFSKDPQTMIAIFQVSELKGIF
- a CDS encoding uncharacterized protein (predicted protein), with the translated sequence MGFFHDFLSRPTTYAILAVLVIPVTALAWDRLPPLLPSAKRLLVGKKNPSKITSLECPYSYIRQIYGTHHWAPFVDKLSPSLKTERPAKYHMILEIMDGIHLCLMLVDDISDGSDYRKGRPAAHHIYGPSETANRAYYRVTQLLNRTVHEFPELAPWLLQCLEEILEGQDLSLVWRRDGLSAFPVQPEERVAAYRQMAYLKTGALFRLVGQLVLENQSYDDTLSTVAWYSQLQNDCKNVYSSDYAKAKGAIAEDLRNGELSYPIVVALNVPKGQYVVRALVFRSPHNIRQALRVIQSDQVRNICLTEMKKSAVSVQDWLALWGRNEKMDMKNEK
- a CDS encoding FAD-dependent oxidoreductase (predicted protein), with the translated sequence MCDKDRFKVIIVGGSVAGLTLAHCLQRAGIDHVVLEKNSDLSPQVGASIGIIPNGGRILDQLGLFDAVEKMTYPLSMATITYPDGYSFRNNYPKTVDERFGYPIAFLDRQKFLEILHTSYPDPSNIHTNCRVTHIRRHDSHMEVVTSPGQEYTGDLVVGADGVHSVIRSEMWKLADALEPGRVSKREKRSKPCAVCRDGMKVEYACVFGISSPVPGLKVGDQVNAFHDGLTIITIHGKNGRVFWFVIKKLDDMHTYPDTVRFSSADAVRTCENIAHFPLVNGATFGHVWENREVTSMTALEENIFNTWYADRIVCIGDSIHKVGLITLATIGELALTLYQMTPNIGQGANTAIEDATVLTNLLYDRLSKNGHKKLAQQELLQLLREFQSQRFRRVNKIYQDSRFLVRLHARDGIVKSLLARYIVPYMTELPADLASKSIADSPTIGFLPLPSRSGPGWLQWSRKQRRPATPWILVLLVIVVSFGLHSPELVIPTFWSNSLVSKTVE
- a CDS encoding uncharacterized protein (predicted protein) — translated: MAEDRSLEVRVVAAVFLALATVATALRCYVRLVIVKAFGWDDVTMLLALGFFGMFSGCMIGGSIYGTGRHLTELTNHQRTTAMEYWFLCDVAYCLSSILCKISVGIFLLRVTVDKIQRIVIYAVTTLAAVFGLMFLILLLAQCKPVEFFWMRLSTENPVSGSCINMTVVIVALYIFSAVSFIFDLTVGVLPVFVVRNLQMRRDVKFAVAGLLGMACIASVAVLVRMAYVETLRNPDFLYATVGIAVWSNIETGLGIFAGSLATLRPLLRMIRPGTGRSYNKNTPSAPGSRTWPNSAFHRSNAVPLSSLMTTEEERQNRLKGNVRASTPIETGPGMTSSSVGTEDELSDHELILPKDSDYQYQINVRRDFHITSTENPV